The following nucleotide sequence is from Pedobacter sp. PACM 27299.
AAATCCTTGCTCCTGCTGCACCTGCTAAATCCGATCGGCATCAAAGCCTATATGGCCTATGCCAACACCAACAGGACCATTAAAACAGATGAATATTTACCAAGCCCTTTTGCCTTCAACCACGTAGTGCTTCTGGTAGAGCTGGGCGCAAAAAAGATATGGATTGACCCTACAATTTCTTATCAGAGAGGCCCTATTGATCAACTGTATTTCCCTGATTATGGAAAAGTACTGGTTCTAAAAAGAGGCATCAATACGCTGCAGCAAGTCAATAGCAATGCCACAGGAAAGTTAGCCACAAACCTCATTTTCAACTTACCGGATACTACAGAAAACAATAAGACCAGTCTCATCGTCAAAACTAAATACACTGGAAATTATGCCGATGACATCCGTTCAGAAATAGCAGGATCAGGGATTGACGACCTGGAGAAATCCTATTTAGAATATTATGGTAAACTTTACCCCAACACAGAAATAAAGGCACCTCTTAGCGTAAAGGACAATGAAAGTACGAATACTATAGAACTTACAGAAAGCTATGAAATCAGCGACATGTGGATGCTGGACGATAAAGGATCACACTACATCCCATTCCTGGCCGACATCATTGGCGATCAAATGCGTGACCTGCCGGCTAAATCCAGAACGGCACCGATTTCGCTGAAATCTCCTGTAAATGTCGAACAAACACTTAGTATCACCACGCCTGAACAATGGAGTATGACCATCGAACCTTTCAAACTCGACAATGACTACTTTCATTTTGAAAGCAATGGCAAGCAAGAAGGAAAACTCCTGACGCTAACCTACCTATTTAAGAATAAGAAAGATTACATCGAAGGTACTGAGCTGAAAAAATATGTCAAAGACAAGAAAACTGTAGAAGAACAGCTGAACTACTTTATCAGCAGAGAAAAAACCAAGACAGATGCAGCAGAATACAATCCATACCTGGCTATATTATTCCTCGTTACGGCAATCATTTCCGCCATCTCCATGGTCAGGATATATGAGAAAAAATATGCTTTTAATCTGGATGAAATTGCAGCGGCACCGGCATTAAAGGGATGGCTAATGCTCCTAGCCATTTATGTTGTCTTTGTTCCGTTCCAGATTTTAGCGAGTATCGTAATCACGCCAATATGGTCACCAGAGATCTGGGAAGCCCTGGATACACAACCTAACTTACTGAACTATGGGACGAAAGCGATATTTATCTTGACTATAATGCTATCAGTTGTCTTATTATGTGCATCCATCCTTGGAATTTTTCTATTCTTTAAGAGACGTAAAAGCTTCCCACAGCTATACATTTCCTTCTTAATTGGATATATTTGCTTTTTAATTCTAAACATTGGCATTTATTTATTGTTAACTCAGACAAAAATCCAGTTAATGGAGAACAAAATCCTGACCATCTCATCAGGGATCACCTACTGTATTTTATGGATACTATACCTTTATAAATCCAGCAGAGTCAGAGAAACATTTGTATTTACCTATCCCGAATTAGCATGGATGACGGCCGCTACGCATCATTACCAGCAGCAACCTAACACCACAACAAAAGAAATTATTGAACATGAAGACATTTAAAAAATATTACCAGCTGCCTGCACCTCCTGAAGAAGTGTATTTAGCGATGACAAAAGCACAAAGCATCCAACTCTGGACTGGCGCAGAAGTGGAATTCACAGAAGAACCAGGCACGGAATTTTCATTCTGGGATGGCGATATCGTAGGTAAAAACCTGGAATTTGAACCTGGCAAAAAAATCGTTCAGCAATGGTATTTCGGCGAAGACAATGAACCTTCTATTGTGACCATTAAATTCCATGAAGATAAAAAAGGTACTTCTCTTGAGTTCGTACAGACCAATATCCCTGATGAAGACTATGACGACTTCACTGCAGGATTAACAGAATATTACTTTGGAGGCCTGATCGACTTTTTCGAAGAAGACTAAGCATTAAAATAGACTTGGGCGCGCATCCCGGGTAAGCCCAGGAAAGCCCATAAAAAAAGCTTGTTGAAACCATGGAATCTCCAGCGTTTCAACAAGCTTTTTTAATATATAAAGGTAGATTATCCTGCTGTATCGTAAACAGAAACGATGTTCTCTCTTAAATTGTAATGCGATGCCATTACCTCTCCGTAAGCACCTGTGCTACGTAAAGCAATCAAATCTCCACGGAAAGTTTCCGCAAGCTCTACTTCTTTACCAAAACAGTCTGTACTTTCACAGATTGGCCCCACTACATCATATTTAACTGCAGTTGGCACATCGATTTTAGAAATGTTCTCAATTTTATGGTAAGCCTGATATAAAGCAGGTCTCATCAATTCCGTCATTCCCGCATCTAAAATGATGAAGTTCTTTTTCTTCCCATTTTTCACATAAAGCACTCTGCTGATCAAAGAAGCGGATTGTCCAACCAATGCTCTTCCCAATTCAAAATGAACCTCTTGATTAGACCGTACCTCTAAAAACTCCTGGAATACTTTAAAATAAGCTGCGAAATCAGGAATCTGCTGTTCTGGATTGTGGTAATCAATACCTAAACCACCACCAACATTTAACACCTTCACAATAAACCCACGTTCTTCAAACCAGGTAGCAAATTCATTTACGCGCACACATAGGTTTTTGTAAACGTCAAGATTGGTAATTTGAGAACCGATATGGAAATGCACACCAATAAACTCAAGGTTAGCACTCTCTTTCAAAGTATCCACACAGGCAGGCAAATCCCAGGAATTTACACCAAATTTGTTCTCATCTAATCCTGTAGTGATGTTATGATGCGTGTGTGCATCTACATTTGGGTTGATACGGATGGCTACTCTTGCTACCTTCCCTTTCTTGCCAGCCAGTTCATTAATTACTTCCAATTCCTGGATAGACTCTACATTGAAGCAAAAAATATCCTGGTCTAAAGCCTCATTGATTTCTCTGTCTGACTTTCCAACACCTGCAAACACGACCTGCTTCTGATCAAAGCCTACTTCAATCGCCTTGCTCACTTCACCACCGCTTACACAGTCGGCACCAAAACCTACCGCCTTAATTTTTTGTAAAACAGCAGGATTGAAATTTGCTTTCATAGCATAGTGCACATGAAAATTATATACCTTTGCCGCCGCTGCACAATCATTCAATGTATTTTGCAGCAGGTTAAGGTCGTAATAATAAAAGGGTGTTTCTAAATTCGCGAAACGTGCTATATCTTTTTCGGAAAACATAATGTTCAAGTATCTGATTATATTTTTTATTGTTGTGCTGAGTTTTATTTATTTCGGCAATTACGTCGATTTCAAGAACAACAGATTGAGTAGAAACGAGTACGATAGAAGAGTCAAACTCTTTATCCTACTCGTTGTTATTCTTGTTGCCGTTATGATCTGGCTAAGAAAGAGGTAAGCCCTCCCTTATTCAAATAAACGGTTGTGCAAGCTTTTTAAGGCTTCCGTCTTGTCATCAGTATTGATCAATAAAGAGATGTTATAATTGCTGCCTCCATAAGAAATCATTCTGATTGGAATATGTTTGATAGAATCTAAAACTCTTGAGGCAAAACCGTGCGTTTGCGCACTGAAATCACCAACTACACAAACAATACTTTGGTTCTTATCAATTTCCACGGAACCGAAAGCATGAAGTTCTTCTACAATCTTATCCAGGTTATCGGTAAAATCAATTGTTAAGGAAACCGCTACTTCTGAAGTAGTGATCATATCAATTGGAGTCTTATAACGTTCAAAGATCTCAAAAACTCTTCTTAAGAAACCATAAGCCAATAGCATACGGCTGGAATGAATTTTAATCGCAGTGATGCCATCTTTAGCAGCGATTGATTTGATCTTTCCTTTTTCACTTTCTGCAGAGATTAAAGTACCGGCAGCAGAAGGCTCCATCGTATTCAATAACCTTACTGGAATTTTATATTTCTGTGCAGGGAATACCGATTGCGGGTGTAAAATCTTTGCCCCGAAATAAGCAAGCTCCGCAGCTTCATCAAAAGAAAGGTGAGAGATTGGCTTGGTCCCTTTAACAATCCTAGGATCATTGTTGTGCATCCCATCGATATCCGTCCAGATCTGAACTTCTTCCGCAAGGATGGCAGCGCCGATTAAAGAAGCTGTATAATCACTTCCACCACGACGCAGGTTATCGACCTCACCAAAGCTGTTTCTACAGATAAAACCTTGAGTGATGAACAATTTATTTCCTTTATGCTGCTCCAATAAAGGCGTTAAATGTTTCGTGCTATACGGAACATCCGGCTCATTATCTTCGTCAGTTTTCATGAAATCTAATGCAGGAAGCAATACCGATGGTACACCGATCGATTTCAGGTAAATATGGTATAAAGTAGTCGACAATAGTTCTCCTTGTGCCAGCACTACTTTCTCTTCAATTGGGGTGAAAATATCATTCACTAAAGAAGCCAGGAAACCAAAATGGTATTCCACTACTTCTTGTCCCTGTTCGCGAAACTCTCCTTCAGGCAATAGTTCAATAATGAACTCATTATATTTCTGGTTCAATGCGTTAATTAAGCTTAACGCCACCTGTTTATCCTCCTTTAAAAGTTTGCCTGAAATTTCCACTAAACTATTGGTTGTACCAGACACGGCTGATAGGACCACAATTTGCTCTTCGGCCGGATTAATGATATCCAGCAACTTTTTCATGCGCTCAGGGCTTCCTACGGAAGTTCCTCCAAACTTTAATATCTTCATTTAATTGAGGTAAGAATTTTATTTTTTGATAAATTGGCTATATACTTGTATAGTGGCCGTGAAATTAAAAAAATCGGCGATAATAAACGCTAAATACACGAAATAAAATTTGGAATTGCACATTTTAATCCTATTCTCACAAAACAAGCTGAAAGATTAAACGTTTATTCCTGCAAGAGTTAAAAAGACATACACAATCATATGCAATTAGAAGCAGCAACCCTAAGTACCATCAATCAATGGCTTAACGGCAATTACGACAGTAAAACGAAAGAAGAAATCCAACAGCTATTAGATAAAGAAGCTTTTACTGAGCTGACCGACTCTTTTTATAGAAGTTTGGAGTTCGGAACAGGAGGCCTTCGCGGCATCATGGGTGCCGGTTCTAACAGAATCAACAAATACACCATTGGAACGGCCACACAAGGGCTTTGCAACTACCTGAACAACAAATATCCTAATGAAAAAATCAAAGTAGCCATTGCACATGATAGTCGCAATAACTCAGATTATTTCGCTGGAATCACTGCAGATGTGTTCACGGCCAATGGTATTCATGTGTATTTCTTCAAAGCACTGAGACCAACACCAGAACTTTCTTTCGCAATCAGAGAATTAGGCTGCAAAAGTGGCGTGATGCTTACTGCATCCCATAACCCAAAAGAATATAACGGATACAAAGCTTATGGAGCTGACGGCGGACAGTTTACCTCCCCAGATGATACCATGGTGATGGATGAAGTAGCCAAAATCAAAAATATTGATGAGGTGAAGTTTGACCGAATCGACAGTAATTTTGAACTGATTGGAGAAGAAATTGATCAGTTATATTTGGATAAAATCACTGAATTATCAGTTTCACCGGAAGCGATTGCACGTCAGAAAGACCTTAAAATCGTCTTCTCTCCTATTCATGGTACAGGAATTACTTTAGTACCTCAAGCATTAGCGCAATTCGGTTTTACCAATCTGACATTGGTTGAAGAACAAAGCACTCCGGATGGTAATTTCCCAACGGTGGTTTATCCTAATCCTGAAGAAAAAGAAGCACTGACATTAGCCCTTAAAAAAGCGGAAGAAATTGATGCAGACCTGGTTTTGGCCACAGATCCAGATGCAGACAGAGTAGGTATCGCGGTGAAAAATAACGACGGACAATTCGTATTGCTAAACGGTAATCAGACGGGAAGTCTTTTGATCAACTATCTATTGAGTGCCTGGGAAGAAAAAGGAAAACTTACCGGTGATCAATACATTGTTAAAACCATTGTGACGACCAATATCATCGAAGAGATCGCTAAAAAGAAAAACGTAACCTTCTACAATACCTTAACCGGATTTAAATTTATCGGTCAACTGATGACCAGCCTTGAAGGTAAGAAAACCTTTATCGGTGGTGGTGAAGAAAGTTATGGTTACCTGATCGGCGAATTGGTTAGAGATAAAGATGCAGTGGTTTCCTGTGCTTTCATTGCAGAAATGACGGCTTTCTACAAAGATAAAGGCAGCAGTTTATACAATGCCATGTTAGACATGTATGTAGAATACGGCTTGTATAAAGAAGAACTGGTATCGATCACTAAAAAAGGAAAAACTGGTGCAGAAGAAATCAAAGCGATGATGGAGAAATTCAGAAGCAACCCACCAGCAACACTTGGAGGTGCTAAAGTAGTTTTATTAAAAGATTATGAACTGGGCTTTGAAACTAACCTGAGCACGGCTGAGAAAACAAAACTAGACTTCCCTAAATCAGATGTACTGCAGTTTATCACCGAAGATGGCAGTATTGTTTCTGCAAGACCATCGGGAACTGAGCCTAAGATTAAATTCTATTGCAGCGTAAATACCACTTTAAAAGACAAAGCAAGCTTTAAAGAAACTGACGCCCTACTTGGCGACAAGATTAAAGCAGTCATGAAAGATTTAGAGGCTTAAGCCTCTAAATCATCTTTCTATAAATTTAGTAGGTAATATTACCTTACTTCTTTCAGTTTGGGGTAATGATCTATCCGCAGACAGTTCCTGAAGAATAATATCAATAATCTTTTCAGCGATCTGTTCTATGGGTTGATCAACCACACTGATGGGAGGTGTATGGATCTTGAAAACATCCTGATCATCATAAGCAACAATCATAAAACCATCATCAATAGGCTTCTTAATTTTCTTCAGGAAGAATAAGCCTCTTACTGCAAGGTAGTTGGTAGAGAAAAACACCGCGTCAATCTTCGGATTTTCTTCAAACAAGGCTTTTAAGCGCTCATTGGTATCTTCTTCCGTGCTATCGAAAGGAATTCGAACCAAAGTCTGCTCATTTACAGGGATCCCATGGTCTTTCAATGCCTGCTCATAACCTAAATAACGGTTATTGATCTGGTCCACATCCACATCTACAGTTACGAAAGCAATGTTCTTTCTTCCTTTCTTGATTAGAAATTCGGCGGCAGAATAACCACCCTTGAAGTTATCTACGACCACGTAGTTCACATCAAGATCCGATAGATTCCTATCGAAAATAACCACCGGAATTTTATCTTCCAATAACTGTTTGATGTCTTCTTCAATCCCAGGAACCGGTGCGATGATGTAAGCATCGACCTTTCTTGATTTAAACATCTCAATTAAGTCCCTCGCTTTTGCCGGGTCATTCTCTGTACTGGAATAGGTGATTTTATAGCCTTTTTTATATGCTTTATCCTCAATACGTCTGGCTATAGCCGAGAAAAACGGATTGGAAA
It contains:
- a CDS encoding DUF3857 domain-containing protein — its product is MPSSRSNKCLKTLIIAFLSIISITQTYSQGKNFSIQTQSPSWTVTTNNKGATPADKDISDGYFISLYENQNQVGLQEEYTHIIREIVSDAGVQNGSEVAVTYEPDYQKLIFHRVILWRNNQPKNLLASHKFKVLQTEKDLSKFIYNGTYDAFLVLDDIRKGDRIEYAYTIKGDNPIIGKNYANQFYFEGSSSIGHHYTNLIIDQNIPLFLKNFNFNTAPKMTEKDGIRIYEWDNKLSKTHRTTPFEPSWYNPLKRTQVSTFKNWSDVVDWGLSINDYSAISTALLDKKVKELQQKSNQNPKKYLELATRFVQDEIRYMGIEVGQYSHKPNSPEKVLQQRYGDCKDKSLLLLHLLNPIGIKAYMAYANTNRTIKTDEYLPSPFAFNHVVLLVELGAKKIWIDPTISYQRGPIDQLYFPDYGKVLVLKRGINTLQQVNSNATGKLATNLIFNLPDTTENNKTSLIVKTKYTGNYADDIRSEIAGSGIDDLEKSYLEYYGKLYPNTEIKAPLSVKDNESTNTIELTESYEISDMWMLDDKGSHYIPFLADIIGDQMRDLPAKSRTAPISLKSPVNVEQTLSITTPEQWSMTIEPFKLDNDYFHFESNGKQEGKLLTLTYLFKNKKDYIEGTELKKYVKDKKTVEEQLNYFISREKTKTDAAEYNPYLAILFLVTAIISAISMVRIYEKKYAFNLDEIAAAPALKGWLMLLAIYVVFVPFQILASIVITPIWSPEIWEALDTQPNLLNYGTKAIFILTIMLSVVLLCASILGIFLFFKRRKSFPQLYISFLIGYICFLILNIGIYLLLTQTKIQLMENKILTISSGITYCILWILYLYKSSRVRETFVFTYPELAWMTAATHHYQQQPNTTTKEIIEHEDI
- a CDS encoding SRPBCC domain-containing protein, with protein sequence MKTFKKYYQLPAPPEEVYLAMTKAQSIQLWTGAEVEFTEEPGTEFSFWDGDIVGKNLEFEPGKKIVQQWYFGEDNEPSIVTIKFHEDKKGTSLEFVQTNIPDEDYDDFTAGLTEYYFGGLIDFFEED
- the lysA gene encoding diaminopimelate decarboxylase, coding for MFSEKDIARFANLETPFYYYDLNLLQNTLNDCAAAAKVYNFHVHYAMKANFNPAVLQKIKAVGFGADCVSGGEVSKAIEVGFDQKQVVFAGVGKSDREINEALDQDIFCFNVESIQELEVINELAGKKGKVARVAIRINPNVDAHTHHNITTGLDENKFGVNSWDLPACVDTLKESANLEFIGVHFHIGSQITNLDVYKNLCVRVNEFATWFEERGFIVKVLNVGGGLGIDYHNPEQQIPDFAAYFKVFQEFLEVRSNQEVHFELGRALVGQSASLISRVLYVKNGKKKNFIILDAGMTELMRPALYQAYHKIENISKIDVPTAVKYDVVGPICESTDCFGKEVELAETFRGDLIALRSTGAYGEVMASHYNLRENIVSVYDTAG
- a CDS encoding aspartate kinase — translated: MKILKFGGTSVGSPERMKKLLDIINPAEEQIVVLSAVSGTTNSLVEISGKLLKEDKQVALSLINALNQKYNEFIIELLPEGEFREQGQEVVEYHFGFLASLVNDIFTPIEEKVVLAQGELLSTTLYHIYLKSIGVPSVLLPALDFMKTDEDNEPDVPYSTKHLTPLLEQHKGNKLFITQGFICRNSFGEVDNLRRGGSDYTASLIGAAILAEEVQIWTDIDGMHNNDPRIVKGTKPISHLSFDEAAELAYFGAKILHPQSVFPAQKYKIPVRLLNTMEPSAAGTLISAESEKGKIKSIAAKDGITAIKIHSSRMLLAYGFLRRVFEIFERYKTPIDMITTSEVAVSLTIDFTDNLDKIVEELHAFGSVEIDKNQSIVCVVGDFSAQTHGFASRVLDSIKHIPIRMISYGGSNYNISLLINTDDKTEALKSLHNRLFE
- a CDS encoding phospho-sugar mutase, with product MQLEAATLSTINQWLNGNYDSKTKEEIQQLLDKEAFTELTDSFYRSLEFGTGGLRGIMGAGSNRINKYTIGTATQGLCNYLNNKYPNEKIKVAIAHDSRNNSDYFAGITADVFTANGIHVYFFKALRPTPELSFAIRELGCKSGVMLTASHNPKEYNGYKAYGADGGQFTSPDDTMVMDEVAKIKNIDEVKFDRIDSNFELIGEEIDQLYLDKITELSVSPEAIARQKDLKIVFSPIHGTGITLVPQALAQFGFTNLTLVEEQSTPDGNFPTVVYPNPEEKEALTLALKKAEEIDADLVLATDPDADRVGIAVKNNDGQFVLLNGNQTGSLLINYLLSAWEEKGKLTGDQYIVKTIVTTNIIEEIAKKKNVTFYNTLTGFKFIGQLMTSLEGKKTFIGGGEESYGYLIGELVRDKDAVVSCAFIAEMTAFYKDKGSSLYNAMLDMYVEYGLYKEELVSITKKGKTGAEEIKAMMEKFRSNPPATLGGAKVVLLKDYELGFETNLSTAEKTKLDFPKSDVLQFITEDGSIVSARPSGTEPKIKFYCSVNTTLKDKASFKETDALLGDKIKAVMKDLEA
- a CDS encoding LacI family DNA-binding transcriptional regulator, with amino-acid sequence MKPPSIKDIAKKAEVSITTVSFILNGKAEKMRISKEVIKRVEGIILELGFKPNQIARSLRTGNTKTIGLIVEDISNPFFSAIARRIEDKAYKKGYKITYSSTENDPAKARDLIEMFKSRKVDAYIIAPVPGIEEDIKQLLEDKIPVVIFDRNLSDLDVNYVVVDNFKGGYSAAEFLIKKGRKNIAFVTVDVDVDQINNRYLGYEQALKDHGIPVNEQTLVRIPFDSTEEDTNERLKALFEENPKIDAVFFSTNYLAVRGLFFLKKIKKPIDDGFMIVAYDDQDVFKIHTPPISVVDQPIEQIAEKIIDIILQELSADRSLPQTERSKVILPTKFIER